Below is a genomic region from Escherichia ruysiae.
GCCTCGCTTTCATCACAGTTAAGCTCTTCATCACCCGGCAGATAATGACTTTGTCCGATGTAGTCGATCAGTTCCTGCACCAGCACCGACGGGAAACGTTCACTGTTATCCTGGATAGAACGCCCGATATAGCTGATATAGAGTTTTTGCTGTGCGGAAATTAACGCTTCCAGGAACAGATAGCGGTCGTCATCGCGACGGCTACGGTCGCCACGCTTCGGTTTCTGGCTCATTAAATCAAAGCCCAATGGTGCAAGCTGGCGTGGGTAAACGCCATCGTTCATCCCCAGCAGGCAAACCACTTTGAACGGGATTGAACGCATTGGCATCAGCGTACAAATGTTAACCGGCCCCGCAAGAAAACGCTGGCTGATACGTTCTTGATCCAGGCGTTGTGCCAGTTCATCACGTAACAGTGACAGCGGCACCGCGTCGCCATACTGCGCACCTAAACCTTCGGCGATAATCGCTTGCCACTGCTGCTCAATAAGCGTCATCGCCGCTTCGGTTTCCGCATCCGGCAGGAAGAAGGCGTTGAGCATATCGCGACAAACCGGCAGCCACTCCTCAAGCGGACGCTCCTGCGCCAGGCCGCGACGCCAGATATTCAGTTGCATTAGCAGTGACGCCAGATGCCCTACCAGTTCTGCAATTAAGCCGCTCGATTCGTCATAAGGAAGAACCGATTGCCACTCGCCCTGGGCGCTCTCCATTGCATAGCCCAGCAACATGCGTGTCAGGCCAAATCGCCAGGTGTGTTGCCCGGTGGCGGGGAGTTCCAGCTCGCGAACGTTGTCGTCATCAATCCCCCAGCGAATGCCGGATTCATTAACCCACAGACGTAAATAACGTAGCCCTTCTTCGGTGATATCAAACCGCGCCGCCAGTACCGGCACGTCCAGCAGCGCCAGCACGTCCTCCGACACAAAGCGGCTGTCTGGCAGTGATAACAGGCTGATAAACGCTTCCAGCACCGGATGCGACTGCCGCGCCCGACGGTCGGAAATGGCATAAGGCAGGTAACGATCCGCAGGCGCGCTACCAAATACAGCCTGAATAAACGGACTGTAGCTATCGATGTCGGCCACCATCACGATGATGTCGCGTGGAGTAAGTGTCGGATCTTCTTCCAGCATCGCCAGCAGGCGATCGTGCAAAACTTCCACTTCGCGCTGCGGGCTGTGGCATACGTGGAAGGTGACGCTGTTATCCTGCGGATCAAGCAGACGTTTGTTGTCGCTGCGGGAAAACTCGCTCAGATTCACGCCTGCGACCGCACGGTTTTCCAGTTCCAGAATATCGGACTGGATGTTATGCAACAGGCTGTCTGGCGTAACATCGACAAAAGCATCCAGCTCCTGACTGCTCTGGAGATCGGCAAGCAGATAGATGTAGTCGCGCCCCAGTTTGCCCCACGAGGCCAGTAGCGGGTTACCAACATCCTGTTCGCCGTCGCTGTTAAACAACTGTCCGGAGTTTTCGCTATCGCGGAATAGCGGCAATTCGCGATCTTCAAAACTGTGTCGCCGCTGGCGAGCCAGAAGCTTTGCCAGATAAGCCGGATCTTTAATATCACCCCAGTAATAACGGCAAGGGTTGGTAAACAGAAGATGGATTTCAATATGTTTACCCAGCGCCTGTAGCGCCTGTAGATAAACAGGCGGTAACGCGGAAATACCGCATATAAAGACACGCGAAGGTAACCCCGGCGGGCAGGTCGTCGCGGACTCCAGCGTTTCGATAAAGCGTTGATAGAGATTGGCACGGTGCCAGCGCGGTTGCCCCAGTTCATGGGTATATTCCACCAGCGCCTTCCACAAGGGAGCTTGCCAGGCCTGCGCTTCTCCCAGCCCTTCAACCAGGCGCCCCGCTTCCCACTGTGCCAGCCAGTCCGGGCGATAGACCAGATACTGGTCAAACAGATCCGCCGCTTTTGAGGAAAGCTGAAACAGCTTGCGCTTGTCGCTATCGTCAGTCAGATAATGACGCAACAGGGTAAAATCTTCGCGATCCAGCAGTTGCGGCAGCAGAGTCATCAGTTTCCAGCTCATGCTTTGCTTGTTGAAGGCGCTCTCTTTGGGGATCTCCGGCAATACGCGGACGAACATATCCCAGATAAAGCTCGCCGGCAGCGGGAAATCAATGTTTGCCGCAATGCCGAACTTCTGCGACAGCGTCATTTGCAGCCACTGCGCCATACCGGTACTTTGCACCAGAATCATTTCTGGTTCGAAAGGATCGTCCAGCCGTTCGCGTTCGACGATAAACTCCATCAACGCTTCCAGCACGTCCAGACGATTGGAATGGTAGACCCTTAACATAGCGGCTCCTGACTACTGACGATGCGGGCAATGCAGGCGGGTCATCTCGCCTTCTCTGCCCCCGGGTGAAACTAACGTAACGCTGATGCTGACACATCCCGCCTGCGATGTCTGCATTCGGTTAACCTGCCAGTTGGCAGGTGGCGAAATCGCGCGCAGTTGCGTTTGCTGCCAGCCATGCCGCCAGAGTTGCAGATACTGGTTTCTGCTGGCAAGACTGTTCATTAATGTTCTCTGATACCCCGATAACGCAGTGACAATCATCACCATCAGCACCATTGCCAACATCACTTCCGGCAGGCTAAAGCCTTGTTGATTCTTCAGGGAAGCTGACATAACGCCCCCTCTTTCTGCGGACAAAAATCACTCCAGCCGCGTGGCGAAAAAACAATGTTTCCATCGTTCACTTCGCCTGTTCGCCACAATGAAACGCCTTCATAACCGGCAATCAGCAAGATTTCATTATCTACCAGTAAACGCAGACAAACCCGGGCACCGGTTGCAGCGTACTGTGAGCACTGAACTGCGGGCTGTGTCTGCCAGGAGTGCATTCTGCCCCATTCCAGCGCCGACTGTACGATAGCCTGGCGACGCAATGACTGGCTTTCCATAGTCACCTGAGAGGCAAAACTGCGATCCTGTTGGCTCATTCCCTGTAGCAGCAAACTGCCCAAAACCAGCAACATCAGAACCAGTGCCAGCGATGATACTCCCCGTTCACGGTTCACAGGTTGAATCCTGTTACGCTATAACTGGCATCCACCACAGTTTGTGGTTCAGCCTTACTGGCACCGCGCATATTAACCGTCAACATCGGCGAAAACCCACTGACATCCTGACGTATGACCTGAAAAGTCTTGATAATGATGGCATCCGGATTAGTGACTTTATCCCAACCCTTACCTTCACAAGATGTCGCACCGCGTAATGTTTCCAGCACATGCTCCTTCAGACGAAATCCAATCTGGTCGGACTCTTTTACCGGTTCGCGATCCCAGATACCGTTACTGTTCGCATCCCACTGAACAATGATGCAGTCACCCTGCCCGACAATGACCAGCCCCTCGCCAGTGCAGCTACCATGACAATAACCCGCTCTCTGGAGATGCTTCGCGACTGTAAATATCCGCAGCCAGATTTCATCTTCCAGCGCCAGCTTACGGGCGCTCGTCAAACTTTCACGCTGTAATGCAGGCAGAAATCGTGCAGCCCCCAGCAACAGTACGCTACTGATCGCCATAGCAATCAACACTTCCAGCAGAGAAAATCCTTGCTCTTTTACAGACATCCTTCTGTTTCTCCTTGCTGGCAAAGCCGGAGCCTTCCCCACGGCGAAACCACCAGCCACCACTCGCCCGTTGAGTTTTTGAAGCGAATATGCCCTGCCCATGCGGTATTGCGCATGCCAAAGAAAGTGAGCGAAGGCGTCAGGTCGCTCATTTCTACGTCGGGCCAGCGTGGCACGAAGAGCAGCGGTGAACTGCCATGACAGGCATTCGCCCCTGCGGCAGAACTCACAAGACACCATAACTTCCCCTCCCTGATGACGCTGATACTGTGGTCGCGGTTATGCCAGTTGGCATCCTCACGTAAATAGAGCAAATAGTCCCGCGCCTGGCTGGCGGTTTGCCATAGCCGTTGCGACTGCTGCCAGTATTGCCAGCCATAAAGTCCACTTGCGCTTAGCATGACCAAAATCAGCATCGCAACCAGCGTTTCAATCAGCGTATAACCACGTTGTGTTTTCATGCCGGCAGTATGCGACGAGGAGAAAAAAAGACGAGGGTCAGTTTCTCATTCTTCGGCGCGTCTTCCGGACTATTTACGCTGTTGCAGGGCGTTGCAAAATTTCGGGAAGGCGTCTCGAAGAATTTAGCGAAGGATAAAAAAAACCGACGCACACTGGCGTCGGCTCTGGCAGGATGTTGCGTAATTTAGATAGCAACCGGCGCTTTAATGCCCGGATGCGGATCGTAGCCTTCAATCTCAAAGTCTTCGAAACGGTAGTCGAAGATGGATTCAGGTTTACGTTTGATAATCAGCTTCGGCAGCGGACGCGGTTCACGACTTAATTGCAAATGGGTTTGATCCATATGATTGCTGTACAGGTGCGTATCGCCACCGGTCCAGACAAAATCACCCACTTCCAGATCGCACTGCTGCGCCATCATATGCACCAGTAACGCGTAGCTGGCAATGTTAAACGGCAGGCCGAGGAAGACGTCACAGGAACGCTGATAAAGCTGGCAAGAGAGTTTGCCGTCTGCCACATAGAACTGGAAGAACGCATGGCACGGCGCCAGCGCCATTTTATCCAGTTCGCCTACGTTCCACGCCGAAACAATAATACGGCGGGAATCCGGATCGTTTTTCAGCTGGTTCAGTACCGTAGTGATCTGGTCAATATGACGACCATCTGGCGTTGGCCAGGCGCGCCACTGTTTACCATAAACCGGACCGAGATCGCCGTTTTCATCGGCCCACTCGTCCCAAATGGTGACATTGTTTTCGTGCAGGTAAGCAATGTTAGTGTCGCCCTGCAGGAACCACAGCAGTTCATGGATAATGGAACGCAGGTGGCAACGTTTGGTTGTCACTAACGGGAATCCATCCTGCAGGTTAAAACGCATCTGATGACCAAAAATGGAAAGCGTTCCGGTTCCGGTACGGTCGTTTTTCTGTGTGCCTTCGTCGAGCACTTTTTGCATCAGTTCTAAATACTGTTTCATGGTTCCTCAGGAAACGTGTTGCTGTGGGCTGCGACGATATGCCCAGACCATCATGAAAACACCCGCGACAATCATCGGGATGGAAAGAATTTGCCCCATGCTGATGTACTGCACCCATGCACCGGTGAACTGCGCATCGGGCTGGCGGAAAAACTCAACAATGATGCGAAACGCGCCATAGCCAATCAGGAACAAGCCTGAGACAGCCCCCATGGGGCGCGGTTTACGGATATACAGGTTGAGGATAATAAACAGCACCACACCTTCCAGCAGCATCTCGTAAAGTTGCGACGGGTGGCGCGGTAGTACGCCGTAGGTGTCGAAAATGGATTGCCACTGTGGGTTGTTTTGCAGCAACAGAATGTCTTCGGTACGGGAGCCAGGGAACAGCATGGCAAACGGGAAGTTCGGGTCAACGCGCCCCCATAATTCACCGTTAATAAAGTTGCCCAGACGCCCGGCTCCAAGGCCAAATGGAATGAGCGGTGCGATAAAATCAGAGACCTGGAAGAAGGAACGTTTGGTGCGGCGGGCGAAGATAATCATCACCACAATCACGCCAATCAGACCGCCGTGGAAGGACATGCCGCCGTCCCAGACACGGAACAGATACAGCGGATCGGCCATAAACTGCGGGAAGTTGTAGAACAGAACATAACCAATACGTCCGCCAAGGAAGACGCCGAGGAAGCCCGCATAGAGTAAGTTTTCAACTTCATTTTTGGTCCAGCCGCTGCCTGGACGGCTAGCCCGACGCCCAGCCAGCCACATTGCAAAAATGAAACCCACCAGATACATCAGGCCGTACCAGTGAAGCGCCACGGGTCCTATTGAGAAAATGACCGGATCAAATTCCGGAAAATGCAGATAGCTACTGGTCATCTGTCACCACAAGTTCTTGTTATTTCGCTGAAAGAGAACAGCGATTGAAATGCGCGCCGCAGGTTTCAGGCGCTCCAAAGGTGCGAATAATAGCACAAGGGAACCTGGCTGGTTGCCGGATACCGTTAAAAGATATGTATATGATCCGCGCTATAACCCCCCGCGAATCAGCCCGCCCATACCGCGACGCTCCATAAATGCCGCTACCTGATGACGAACTTCGGTCGCCAGTTGCGCTTCCAGACTGCGCTGCGCAAGATTTTCTGCTTCGGCAAAATCAATGCGCCGCAGCAGGTATTTTACGCGCGCGACAGAACGTCCGTTCATAGACAGATGGCGATACCCCAGCCCAATGAGGATTGCCACGCACATGGGATCGCCCGCCATTTCACCGCATAAACGCAGATCGATTCCCTGCGTTTCCGCCTCACGGGCGATCATCGCCAGAGCACGTAACATTCCAGGATGAAGACTGTCATAAATGTTCGCTACTCTGGTGTTGTTGCGATCAACGGCCAGGATGTATTGAGTCAGGTCGTTGGTGCCAACAGAGATAAAATCGATCCGGTTTGCCAGATGCGGCAGCATAAATACCATTGAAGGTACTTCCAGCATGATACCGATGCGTGGTTTGGGAATTGCGTAACCGATCATCTCCTCGACTTCACGTCCGGCACGTTCAATCAGGCGGCGTGCTTCGTCAACTTCATCCAGGCTTGTGACCATTGGCAACAGAATGTGCAGGTTGCCCGTTGCAGCATTGGCGCGCAACATCGCCCGCACCTGGATCAAAAAGATCTCCGGCTGATCGAGCGTAATGCGAATCCCACGCCACCCCAGGCATGGATTCTCTTCGCTGATCGGCATGTAGGGCAATTGTTTGTCAGCACCGACATCCAGCGTACGCAGGGTGACGGGTTTATCATTGAACATTTGCAGCATCCCCTGATACTGCGCCACCTGTTCTTCTTCCGACGGGAAACCACTTTGCAGCATGAAAGGGATTTCGGTGCGATAAAGACCGATACCATCAATGCGACTGCCCAGTTTTTCTTCATGTTCCGGGCTTAATCCCGCATTGAGCATAACTTTTATGCGCTCGCCGCTTTTTAACTGCGCAGGTAAATTGACGTCATCTTCTGCCAGACGACTAAGCTCAATCTCTTCGCTAATCAGCCGCTGATATTCTTGCAGCAGTACCGGCTCCGGGTCGACCAGCAATTCACCGCGATAACCATCAACGATCAGTGTGCGACGATGCAGCACCGAAGGCTGAATGTCCGCGCCCATCACGGTAGGGATCCCCAGCGCACGTACCATAATCGCAGCATGGGAGTTGGCTGCGCCATCGCGCACGACAACGCCGACTAAGCGATCCTGAGGCAGCTCTGCAAGGGTTGTCGCTGACAGTTCATCTGCCACCAGAATGAAACGTTCCGGCCAGGCGTTCGCCCCCTGGTTGGCATCATCAAGGTGAAACAACAATCGCTGGCCCAGCGCACGTAAATCACCGGCTCGCTCTTTGAGATAGCTATCACTTAGCGCAGCAAACTGTTCGGCGAATTTTTCAATGACCGTTTTCACCGCCCACTCTGCAACTGAGCCTTTATCCACCTCGTCAAATAATTCGCGACGCAGACGCG
It encodes:
- the recC gene encoding exodeoxyribonuclease V subunit gamma, with translation MLRVYHSNRLDVLEALMEFIVERERLDDPFEPEMILVQSTGMAQWLQMTLSQKFGIAANIDFPLPASFIWDMFVRVLPEIPKESAFNKQSMSWKLMTLLPQLLDREDFTLLRHYLTDDSDKRKLFQLSSKAADLFDQYLVYRPDWLAQWEAGRLVEGLGEAQAWQAPLWKALVEYTHELGQPRWHRANLYQRFIETLESATTCPPGLPSRVFICGISALPPVYLQALQALGKHIEIHLLFTNPCRYYWGDIKDPAYLAKLLARQRRHSFEDRELPLFRDSENSGQLFNSDGEQDVGNPLLASWGKLGRDYIYLLADLQSSQELDAFVDVTPDSLLHNIQSDILELENRAVAGVNLSEFSRSDNKRLLDPQDNSVTFHVCHSPQREVEVLHDRLLAMLEEDPTLTPRDIIVMVADIDSYSPFIQAVFGSAPADRYLPYAISDRRARQSHPVLEAFISLLSLPDSRFVSEDVLALLDVPVLAARFDITEEGLRYLRLWVNESGIRWGIDDDNVRELELPATGQHTWRFGLTRMLLGYAMESAQGEWQSVLPYDESSGLIAELVGHLASLLMQLNIWRRGLAQERPLEEWLPVCRDMLNAFFLPDAETEAAMTLIEQQWQAIIAEGLGAQYGDAVPLSLLRDELAQRLDQERISQRFLAGPVNICTLMPMRSIPFKVVCLLGMNDGVYPRQLAPLGFDLMSQKPKRGDRSRRDDDRYLFLEALISAQQKLYISYIGRSIQDNSERFPSVLVQELIDYIGQSHYLPGDEELNCDESEARVKEHLTCLHTRMPFDPQNYQPGELQSYAREWLPAASQAGKAHSEFVQPLPFTLPETVPLETLQRFWAHPVRAFFQMRLQVHFRTEDSEIPDTEPFILEGLSRYQINQQLLNALVDQDDAERLFRRFRAAGDLPYGAFGEIFWETQCQEMQQLADRVIACRQPGQSMEIDLACNGVQITGWLPQVQPDGLLRWRPSLLSVAQGMQLWLEHLVYCASGGNGESRLFLRKDGEWRFPPLAAEQALHYLSQLIEGYREGMSAPLLVLPESGGAWLKTCYDAANDAMLDDDSTLQKARTKFLQAYEGNMMVRGEGDDIWYQRLWRQLTPETMEAIVDQSQRFLLPLFRFNQS
- a CDS encoding prepilin-type N-terminal cleavage/methylation domain-containing protein — encoded protein: MSASLKNQQGFSLPEVMLAMVLMVMIVTALSGYQRTLMNSLASRNQYLQLWRHGWQQTQLRAISPPANWQVNRMQTSQAGCVSISVTLVSPGGREGEMTRLHCPHRQ
- a CDS encoding DUF2509 family protein; the encoded protein is MNRERGVSSLALVLMLLVLGSLLLQGMSQQDRSFASQVTMESQSLRRQAIVQSALEWGRMHSWQTQPAVQCSQYAATGARVCLRLLVDNEILLIAGYEGVSLWRTGEVNDGNIVFSPRGWSDFCPQKEGALCQLP
- a CDS encoding prepilin peptidase-dependent protein, encoding MSVKEQGFSLLEVLIAMAISSVLLLGAARFLPALQRESLTSARKLALEDEIWLRIFTVAKHLQRAGYCHGSCTGEGLVIVGQGDCIIVQWDANSNGIWDREPVKESDQIGFRLKEHVLETLRGATSCEGKGWDKVTNPDAIIIKTFQVIRQDVSGFSPMLTVNMRGASKAEPQTVVDASYSVTGFNL
- a CDS encoding prepilin peptidase-dependent protein encodes the protein MKTQRGYTLIETLVAMLILVMLSASGLYGWQYWQQSQRLWQTASQARDYLLYLREDANWHNRDHSISVIREGKLWCLVSSAAGANACHGSSPLLFVPRWPDVEMSDLTPSLTFFGMRNTAWAGHIRFKNSTGEWWLVVSPWGRLRLCQQGETEGCL
- the thyA gene encoding thymidylate synthase translates to MKQYLELMQKVLDEGTQKNDRTGTGTLSIFGHQMRFNLQDGFPLVTTKRCHLRSIIHELLWFLQGDTNIAYLHENNVTIWDEWADENGDLGPVYGKQWRAWPTPDGRHIDQITTVLNQLKNDPDSRRIIVSAWNVGELDKMALAPCHAFFQFYVADGKLSCQLYQRSCDVFLGLPFNIASYALLVHMMAQQCDLEVGDFVWTGGDTHLYSNHMDQTHLQLSREPRPLPKLIIKRKPESIFDYRFEDFEIEGYDPHPGIKAPVAI
- the lgt gene encoding prolipoprotein diacylglyceryl transferase, which produces MTSSYLHFPEFDPVIFSIGPVALHWYGLMYLVGFIFAMWLAGRRASRPGSGWTKNEVENLLYAGFLGVFLGGRIGYVLFYNFPQFMADPLYLFRVWDGGMSFHGGLIGVIVVMIIFARRTKRSFFQVSDFIAPLIPFGLGAGRLGNFINGELWGRVDPNFPFAMLFPGSRTEDILLLQNNPQWQSIFDTYGVLPRHPSQLYEMLLEGVVLFIILNLYIRKPRPMGAVSGLFLIGYGAFRIIVEFFRQPDAQFTGAWVQYISMGQILSIPMIVAGVFMMVWAYRRSPQQHVS
- the ptsP gene encoding phosphoenolpyruvate--protein phosphotransferase, with translation MLTRLREIVEKVASAPRLNEALNILVTDICLAMDTEVCSVYLADHDRRCYYLMATRGLKKPRGRTVTLAFDEGIVGLVGRLAEPINLADAQKHPSFKYIPSVKEERFRAFLGVPIIQRRQLLGVLVVQQRELRQYNESEESFLVTLATQMAAILSQSQLTALFGQYRQTRIRALPAAPGVAIAEGWQDATLPLMEQVYQASTLDPALERERLTGALEEAANEFRRYSKRFAAGAQKETAAIFDLYSHLLSDTRLRRELFDEVDKGSVAEWAVKTVIEKFAEQFAALSDSYLKERAGDLRALGQRLLFHLDDANQGANAWPERFILVADELSATTLAELPQDRLVGVVVRDGAANSHAAIMVRALGIPTVMGADIQPSVLHRRTLIVDGYRGELLVDPEPVLLQEYQRLISEEIELSRLAEDDVNLPAQLKSGERIKVMLNAGLSPEHEEKLGSRIDGIGLYRTEIPFMLQSGFPSEEEQVAQYQGMLQMFNDKPVTLRTLDVGADKQLPYMPISEENPCLGWRGIRITLDQPEIFLIQVRAMLRANAATGNLHILLPMVTSLDEVDEARRLIERAGREVEEMIGYAIPKPRIGIMLEVPSMVFMLPHLANRIDFISVGTNDLTQYILAVDRNNTRVANIYDSLHPGMLRALAMIAREAETQGIDLRLCGEMAGDPMCVAILIGLGYRHLSMNGRSVARVKYLLRRIDFAEAENLAQRSLEAQLATEVRHQVAAFMERRGMGGLIRGGL